One Methylomonas sp. LL1 DNA window includes the following coding sequences:
- a CDS encoding MerR family transcriptional regulator produces the protein MTLPNEPSTPSYPLTELCVLADLSPRTVRYYVQIGLVDRPEGETRAARYGAKHLEQLLLIKKWSAAGVSLERIRELLKGNDAPIPPRSRAIGSIEVRSHLLVADGVEIVIEPSRAGLSPEQVRGFVKGVMAVYAQVSGEQTELEQQKEPRGQDYG, from the coding sequence ATGACATTACCCAATGAGCCATCAACACCCAGTTATCCGCTAACGGAGCTTTGTGTGCTAGCCGATTTATCGCCCCGGACGGTTCGCTATTACGTTCAGATAGGACTAGTGGATAGACCTGAAGGGGAAACCCGCGCAGCACGATATGGCGCAAAGCACCTGGAACAGTTGCTGTTAATCAAGAAATGGTCTGCTGCCGGCGTATCACTGGAGCGCATTCGGGAATTGCTCAAGGGTAATGACGCACCGATTCCACCCAGATCAAGGGCGATTGGCTCCATTGAAGTACGCAGTCATCTTCTGGTGGCGGATGGTGTCGAAATCGTGATTGAACCGAGTCGTGCAGGACTGTCGCCCGAGCAAGTGCGAGGCTTCGTCAAAGGCGTGATGGCCGTTTACGCGCAGGTTAGTGGCGAACAAACAGAACTGGAACAACAAAAAGAACCGAGAGGGCAAGACTATGGATAA